The following are from one region of the Ischnura elegans chromosome X, ioIscEleg1.1, whole genome shotgun sequence genome:
- the LOC124171759 gene encoding transmembrane protein 43 homolog isoform X1: protein MYRTHYPNAPGPYHSRLNVRNYPNVKDQLKASWLAAVIGSALFSGGMWLLFWNEGRAVQTIRSLEEGMSAVIPLHSTDPIIEENNKKLVHLSGSLDISEPLTEFEYGVSVPAVKLKRRVQMYQWIEEENTREYHEGDHVHTETSYSYATEWRDKIIDSSSFSIPYGHHNLKEFPFKSKVYVSEHVSVGNFELGDALKDKFNDFVLVTSDERPERRDIKLHAGLYYHSQDVWNPEVGDIRIQFSYAGSSGDVVTIVAMQDGNQLVPYKTLSGYDILILRHGKLSVEEIFHDEHSQKFWLTWLIRFIGWFITFLGCTCLSNILFTAVHRYSILNDLLTMGVGSFNFAVSLSLSLLVIGVAWIWYRPTIGFILVLIAAFPITYSSLKLYKKDSQQNRYRSL from the exons ATGTATAGGACACAT TATCCTAATGCTCCCGGGCCTTACCATAGTCGATTAAATGTTCGAAATTACCCCAATGTCAAGGATCAGTTAAAGGCTTCATGGCTTGCAGCTGTAATTGGAAGTGCTTTGTTTTCTGGAGGAATGTGGCTTTTATTCTGGAATGAG gGCCGTGCTGTTCAGACCATTCGATCTCTCGAAGAAGGAATGAGTGCTGTGATACCATTGCATTCTACTGATCCaattattgaggaaaataataagaaattagtCCATCTTAGTGGATCATTGGATATAAGTGAGCCGTTGACAGAATTTGAGTATGGAGTTTCTGTCCCTGCTGTAAAGTTAAAACGAAGAGTACAGATGTATCAGTGGATCGAAGAAGAGAATACAAG GGAGTACCATGAAGGAGACCATGTCCACACAGAAACTAGCTATTCGTATGCCACCGAGTGGAGAGACAAGATCATTGACAGTTCAAGTTTTTCAATTCCTTATGGTCATCACAACTTGAA agaattCCCTTTCAAATCCAAAGTGTATGTCAGTGAGCATGTAAGTGTTGGAAACTTTGAATTGGGTGATGCCCTGAAGGACAAGTTTAATGATTTTGTTCTGGTGACCAGTGATGAACGCCCTGAAAGGAGGGATATTAAACTTCATGCTGGGCTTTATTATCATAGTCAAGATGTGTGGAATCCAGAGGTGGGGGACATACGGATTCAGTTCTCTTATGCAGGAAGCTCTGGAGATGTG gTGACCATTGTTGCTATGCAGGATGGCAACCAGCTTGTACCATACAAAACTTTATCGGGGTATGACATCCTTATTCTTCGTCATGGGAAATTATCAGTGGAAGAAATTTTTCATGATGAGCATTCACAAAAGTTTTGGCTCACATGGCTTATCCGATTCATTGGCTGGTTTATTACATTTCTTGGATGCACATGTTTATCAAATATACTATTTACTGCTG TTCACAGATATTCTATCCTTAATGATCTCCTTACCATGGGCGTGGGATCATTCAATTTTGCTGTTTCCCTGTCACTTTCCCTGCTGGTCATTGGAGTGGCTTGGATCTGGTATAGACCAACTATAGGCTTCATATTGGTTTTGATAGCTGCTTTCCCAATTACATATTCTAGCTTAAAACTCTATAAAAAAGACAGTCAACAGAATAGGTATAGAAGTTTGTGA